One window of Hylemonella gracilis genomic DNA carries:
- a CDS encoding hemerythrin domain-containing protein: protein MSLSPNTLNWSDELALGDARTDHTHQEFVDLVNATTAAAAADKLIVYQQLVAHTVEHFGQEERWMLACGIAPDFCHFSQHKNVLDVMKEVERRALAGETEYIGSMIEALVEWFPGHANSMDAGLVAYLQEKGYDTSEESFHSGPPKAGEEATLACTHHAPGESCT, encoded by the coding sequence ATGTCTCTGTCTCCCAACACCCTGAACTGGAGCGACGAACTCGCTCTCGGCGACGCCCGCACCGACCACACGCACCAGGAGTTCGTGGACCTGGTCAACGCCACGACCGCGGCCGCGGCCGCGGACAAGCTGATCGTCTACCAGCAACTCGTCGCGCACACGGTCGAGCATTTCGGGCAGGAAGAACGCTGGATGCTCGCGTGTGGCATCGCCCCCGACTTCTGCCACTTCAGCCAGCACAAGAACGTGCTGGACGTGATGAAGGAAGTGGAACGCCGTGCCCTGGCCGGAGAGACCGAGTACATCGGCAGCATGATCGAGGCACTGGTTGAATGGTTCCCCGGTCACGCCAATTCGATGGACGCGGGGCTGGTGGCCTATCTGCAGGAGAAGGGCTACGACACCAGCGAGGAGTCCTTTCATTCCGGGCCGCCGAAGGCGGGTGAAGAAGCCACCCTGGCCTGTACACACCATGCACCGGGGGAGTCCTGTACCTGA
- a CDS encoding VOC family protein, which yields MFTYVCFGASDLERSARFYDAVLGPLGLQRCATPGEEDWDGWVGWGTYEDQGQQEVALWLCRPYNGQPPSAGNGTMVAFKAATWSQVDAFHAAALAHGGVSEGAPGLRPQYNDDFYAAYVRDPDGNKLAAVCRGRVLDAAEGAAPRQA from the coding sequence ATGTTCACCTACGTCTGCTTCGGCGCATCGGACCTTGAGCGCTCCGCCCGGTTCTATGATGCTGTGCTTGGCCCCTTGGGCTTGCAACGCTGCGCAACACCGGGCGAGGAAGACTGGGACGGCTGGGTGGGCTGGGGCACTTACGAAGACCAGGGCCAGCAGGAAGTGGCGCTGTGGCTATGCCGGCCCTACAACGGCCAGCCGCCCAGCGCGGGCAATGGCACCATGGTCGCGTTCAAGGCGGCTACCTGGTCTCAGGTGGACGCCTTCCATGCAGCGGCCTTGGCCCACGGTGGCGTGTCCGAGGGCGCGCCGGGCCTGCGACCCCAGTACAACGACGATTTCTACGCGGCCTATGTGCGTGACCCGGACGGCAACAAGCTGGCTGCGGTGTGTCGGGGGCGCGTCCTGGATGCGGCGGAGGGTGCCGCGCCGCGGCAAGCCTGA
- a CDS encoding alpha-hydroxy acid oxidase encodes MPVITNLEDLRRLAEKRVPRMFYDYADSGSWTEGTYRANEGDFQAIKFRQRVAVNMEGRSTAVKMIGIDAKMPVAIAPVGLTGMQHADGEIHAARAAEKFGIPFTLSTMSICSIEDIAEHTSAPFWFQLYMMRDRDAMKRMIQRAKDAKCSALVLTLDLQVIGQRHKDLKNGLTAPPRPTLKNILNLMTKPRWCLGMAGTRRHTFRNLVGHVQAVSDMKSLAVWTHEQFDPRLSWADVAWVKEQWGGKLILKGIMDAEDAKLAVASGADAIVVSNHGGRQLDGAPSSIAALPAIVSEVGSKIEVWMDGGIRSGQDVLRAWALGAKGTMIGRAMVYGLGAMGEAGVTKALQMLHKELDTTMAFCGHRNLQGVDRSILVPGTYPQA; translated from the coding sequence ATGCCCGTCATCACGAACCTCGAAGACCTCCGCCGACTGGCCGAAAAGCGCGTGCCGCGCATGTTCTACGACTACGCGGACAGCGGTTCCTGGACCGAGGGAACCTACCGCGCGAACGAGGGCGATTTTCAGGCCATCAAGTTCCGCCAGCGTGTGGCGGTGAACATGGAGGGCCGCAGCACGGCGGTCAAGATGATCGGCATCGACGCCAAGATGCCGGTGGCCATCGCCCCGGTCGGGCTGACGGGCATGCAGCACGCCGATGGCGAGATCCACGCGGCGCGCGCGGCGGAAAAATTCGGCATTCCCTTCACGCTTTCGACCATGAGCATCTGCTCCATCGAGGACATCGCGGAGCACACCAGCGCGCCGTTCTGGTTCCAGCTCTACATGATGCGCGACCGCGACGCCATGAAGCGCATGATCCAGCGCGCCAAGGACGCCAAGTGTTCAGCCCTGGTGCTCACGCTGGACCTGCAAGTCATCGGGCAGCGTCACAAGGACTTGAAGAACGGTCTGACGGCGCCGCCGCGCCCCACGCTGAAAAACATCCTCAACCTCATGACCAAGCCGCGCTGGTGCCTGGGCATGGCCGGCACGCGCCGCCACACCTTCCGCAACCTCGTGGGCCATGTGCAGGCCGTGAGCGACATGAAGTCGCTGGCGGTCTGGACCCATGAGCAGTTCGACCCGCGCCTGTCTTGGGCCGATGTGGCCTGGGTGAAGGAACAATGGGGCGGCAAACTCATCCTCAAGGGCATCATGGATGCGGAGGACGCCAAGCTGGCCGTGGCCAGCGGGGCCGACGCCATCGTGGTCAGCAACCATGGCGGACGCCAGTTGGATGGCGCGCCCTCGTCCATTGCCGCGCTGCCGGCCATCGTGAGCGAGGTCGGTTCGAAGATTGAAGTGTGGATGGACGGCGGCATCCGTTCCGGTCAGGACGTGCTGCGTGCCTGGGCCCTGGGCGCCAAGGGCACGATGATCGGCCGTGCCATGGTCTACGGTCTGGGCGCCATGGGCGAGGCCGGCGTCACCAAGGCCCTGCAGATGCTGCACAAGGAACTGGACACGACCATGGCCTTCTGCGGCCACCGCAATCTGCAGGGCGTGGACCGCAGCATCCTGGTGCCGGGGACCTATCCCCAGGCCTGA
- a CDS encoding methyl-accepting chemotaxis protein — MRVNLPVIDQEYDYPAHVMLVSMTDTRGYIVHGNAAFFETSGYAAEELIGENHNIVRHPDMPAEGFRDLWRTIGRGRPWTGLVKNRRKDGRHYWVRANVTPIMEDGKPIGYLSVRTKPSRAEIEATAALYQRLNEETKADRPSFHLEHGRVQWHGLKGLVSSLTVGWFERSLSLRMAAALLMVITLGMLPWGLGAWLGWGMEFTGLAQLSGLLLGTGIMLAWFQKFLVHPMRQVERFARDLAACNLKTELDYSPYSDMARTLGNLRQVQINLRAVIGDVNSQAAAFYSAASELADGSQNLAVRAESQASSLEQTASSMEEISGTIKNTAQIAVEVLGHSERSTQVAAQGGVSVQELSVLMGQIQQSAGKMGDIVNTIEGIAFQTNLLALNAAVEAARAGDAGKGFAVVASEVRALAQRSGAAAKQIRDLIAQSSSQIGTGAERMRHANQTISDVVAAVREVGALIGQISTAAHEQTLGVAQVNDAINRLDELTQQNAALAEESATASAGLKSGADTLAHAVQVFRL; from the coding sequence GTGCGCGTCAATTTGCCCGTCATCGATCAGGAGTACGACTATCCAGCCCATGTGATGCTGGTGTCCATGACCGACACGCGTGGCTACATCGTGCACGGCAACGCCGCCTTCTTCGAGACCAGCGGGTATGCCGCCGAGGAGCTGATCGGCGAGAACCACAACATTGTTCGTCACCCCGACATGCCCGCCGAGGGCTTCCGCGACCTGTGGCGCACCATTGGCCGCGGCCGTCCCTGGACCGGCCTGGTCAAGAACCGCCGCAAGGATGGGCGCCACTACTGGGTGCGTGCCAACGTCACGCCTATCATGGAAGACGGCAAGCCCATCGGCTACCTCTCCGTGCGCACCAAACCTTCCCGTGCCGAGATCGAGGCCACGGCAGCCCTTTATCAGCGTCTCAACGAAGAGACCAAAGCCGATCGACCCAGCTTCCATCTGGAGCATGGGCGCGTCCAATGGCATGGCCTCAAGGGCCTGGTCAGCAGCCTGACCGTGGGCTGGTTCGAACGCAGCCTCTCCCTGCGCATGGCCGCGGCCTTGCTGATGGTGATCACCCTGGGCATGCTGCCCTGGGGGCTGGGCGCCTGGCTGGGCTGGGGGATGGAGTTCACGGGGCTGGCGCAGTTGTCGGGCCTGTTGCTGGGCACCGGCATCATGCTGGCCTGGTTTCAGAAGTTCCTGGTGCATCCGATGCGGCAGGTGGAGCGTTTTGCCCGCGACCTGGCGGCCTGCAACCTCAAGACCGAGCTGGACTACAGCCCCTACAGCGACATGGCACGCACCCTGGGCAATCTGCGTCAGGTGCAGATCAACCTGCGCGCCGTGATCGGCGACGTGAACAGTCAGGCCGCCGCTTTCTACAGCGCCGCAAGCGAACTAGCCGACGGCAGCCAGAACCTGGCCGTGCGCGCCGAATCGCAGGCCAGCAGCCTGGAGCAGACGGCGTCCTCGATGGAGGAGATCTCCGGCACCATCAAGAACACCGCGCAGATTGCCGTCGAGGTCCTGGGCCACAGCGAGCGCAGCACCCAGGTCGCGGCCCAGGGCGGCGTCTCGGTGCAGGAGCTGAGCGTTCTGATGGGGCAGATCCAGCAGTCTGCCGGCAAGATGGGCGACATCGTCAACACCATCGAGGGCATCGCCTTCCAGACCAATCTGCTGGCGCTCAACGCCGCCGTGGAGGCCGCGCGCGCGGGTGACGCGGGCAAGGGCTTCGCTGTCGTGGCCAGCGAGGTGCGCGCGCTGGCCCAGCGCAGCGGCGCGGCGGCCAAGCAGATCCGGGACCTGATCGCTCAGTCGTCAAGCCAAATCGGCACCGGCGCGGAGCGCATGCGGCACGCGAACCAGACCATCTCGGATGTGGTGGCCGCCGTGCGCGAAGTGGGGGCGCTGATCGGCCAGATCAGTACCGCGGCACACGAGCAGACCCTGGGTGTCGCGCAGGTCAACGACGCCATCAACCGCCTGGACGAACTCACGCAGCAGAACGCGGCCCTGGCGGAAGAATCCGCCACCGCCTCCGCGGGCCTGAAATCCGGTGCCGACACGCTGGCGCACGCGGTTCAGGTGTTCCGCCTGTAG
- the dgoD gene encoding galactonate dehydratase, whose product MKITRLSTFIVPPRWCFLKIETDSGIVGWGEPVVEGRAHSVAAVVEELADYLVGKDPRNIEDHWTVLYRGGFYRGGALHMSALAGIDQALWDIKGKHLGVPVSQLLGGNVRDKIRVYSWIGGDRPADTAAAARRAVERGFTAVKMNGTEELQYIDSHDKVDKCLENVAAVREAVGPQVGIGVDFHGRVHKPMAKVLIKELAPYKLMFIEEPVLSEHYEALKELAPLSATPIALGERLYSRWDFKRILSEGYVDIIQPDPSHAGGITETRKIAMMAEAYDVALALHCPLGPIALATCLQLDAGCYNAFIQEQSLGIHYNASNDLLDYVVNREAFAYENGMVTIPQGPGLGIEINEDYVKERAATGHRWRNPVWRHADGSFAEW is encoded by the coding sequence ATGAAGATCACCCGGCTGAGCACCTTCATCGTCCCGCCGCGCTGGTGCTTCCTGAAGATCGAGACCGACTCTGGCATCGTTGGCTGGGGTGAACCGGTGGTCGAGGGCCGCGCCCATTCCGTGGCCGCGGTCGTCGAGGAACTGGCCGACTACCTCGTAGGCAAGGACCCGCGCAACATCGAGGACCACTGGACGGTGCTGTACCGCGGCGGCTTCTACCGGGGCGGGGCCCTGCACATGAGCGCGCTGGCCGGCATCGACCAGGCCTTGTGGGACATCAAGGGCAAGCACCTGGGCGTGCCGGTGTCGCAACTGCTGGGCGGCAATGTGCGCGACAAGATCCGCGTCTATTCCTGGATCGGCGGCGATCGACCGGCCGACACCGCAGCAGCGGCCCGGCGCGCGGTGGAGCGCGGCTTCACCGCCGTCAAGATGAATGGCACCGAGGAACTGCAGTACATCGACAGCCACGACAAGGTCGACAAGTGCCTGGAGAACGTGGCCGCCGTGCGCGAGGCGGTGGGCCCACAGGTGGGCATCGGGGTGGACTTCCATGGGCGCGTGCACAAGCCCATGGCCAAGGTGCTCATCAAGGAACTGGCGCCTTACAAGCTGATGTTCATCGAGGAGCCCGTGCTCAGCGAGCACTACGAAGCGCTGAAGGAACTGGCGCCGCTGAGCGCCACGCCCATCGCCCTGGGCGAGCGCCTGTACTCACGCTGGGATTTCAAGCGCATCTTGTCCGAGGGCTATGTGGACATCATCCAGCCCGACCCCTCGCACGCGGGCGGCATCACCGAGACGCGCAAGATCGCGATGATGGCCGAGGCCTACGACGTGGCACTGGCCCTGCACTGCCCTCTGGGGCCGATCGCTCTGGCCACCTGCCTGCAACTCGACGCGGGCTGCTACAACGCCTTCATCCAGGAGCAGAGCCTGGGCATCCATTACAACGCCAGCAACGACCTGCTGGACTACGTGGTCAACCGCGAGGCCTTCGCCTACGAGAACGGCATGGTCACCATCCCGCAAGGCCCGGGACTGGGCATCGAGATCAACGAGGACTATGTGAAGGAACGCGCGGCGACGGGCCACCGCTGGCGCAACCCGGTCTGGCGGCACGCCGACGGCAGCTTCGCAGAATGGTGA
- a CDS encoding 2-dehydro-3-deoxygalactonokinase, with protein sequence MTSLDTSRTTGLIGLDWGTTSLRAYRMDAAGRVLETRQRPWGIMRLPQTPEGHAAPRAGFELAFTESCGDWLDAAPTLPVIACGMVGSAQGWKEAAYLDVPLPLTQIGTRLTVIERRGQTPRTPVHVVPGLIQRQGLPNVMRGEETQVVGAVAGLSETWTDEELLVGLPGTHSKWVSVSPGAAAGGTRPDASVSRFETFMTGEVYAALREHTILGRTMSAAPAPDLAAFERGLRVAAEPAGAAGPLSTIFSTRTLGLTGALPPTSQADYLSGLLIGHEVTALAGLLRARQARPRILLCGEADLCQRYTLALRHHGLPEPTLAQQATERGLWRLALAAGLVQAVTTEAIP encoded by the coding sequence ATGACATCTCTTGACACCTCACGTACCACCGGCCTGATCGGGCTGGACTGGGGCACGACGTCCCTGCGCGCCTACCGCATGGACGCCGCGGGGCGGGTGCTGGAAACACGCCAGCGCCCCTGGGGCATCATGCGACTGCCGCAGACGCCCGAGGGCCACGCCGCGCCCAGAGCGGGTTTTGAACTGGCCTTCACCGAGAGCTGCGGCGACTGGCTGGATGCCGCGCCCACCTTGCCCGTGATCGCCTGCGGCATGGTCGGTAGCGCCCAGGGATGGAAGGAAGCGGCCTACCTGGACGTGCCGCTGCCGTTGACGCAGATCGGCACGCGATTGACCGTGATCGAGCGCCGAGGTCAGACGCCACGCACGCCGGTGCACGTGGTGCCCGGTTTGATCCAGCGCCAGGGCCTACCCAATGTGATGCGTGGCGAAGAGACCCAGGTCGTCGGCGCGGTGGCCGGACTGAGCGAGACTTGGACGGACGAGGAACTGCTGGTCGGCCTGCCCGGCACACACTCGAAATGGGTGAGCGTGAGCCCGGGGGCCGCAGCAGGCGGGACCCGCCCCGATGCCAGCGTGAGCCGCTTCGAGACCTTCATGACCGGCGAGGTCTACGCGGCCTTGCGCGAACACACGATCCTGGGCCGCACCATGAGCGCGGCCCCTGCCCCGGACCTGGCGGCCTTTGAACGCGGACTGCGCGTGGCCGCTGAACCCGCGGGCGCGGCCGGCCCCTTGTCGACCATTTTCAGCACCCGCACCTTGGGCCTGACCGGCGCCTTGCCCCCGACGTCCCAGGCCGACTACCTTTCCGGCCTGCTGATCGGTCACGAAGTCACCGCGCTGGCCGGTCTGCTGCGCGCGCGGCAGGCGCGACCGCGCATCCTGCTCTGCGGCGAAGCCGATCTGTGCCAGCGCTACACGCTGGCTTTGCGTCACCACGGCCTGCCTGAGCCAACGCTGGCGCAACAAGCCACCGAACGTGGGCTCTGGCGGCTGGCCCTCGCGGCCGGGCTGGTCCAGGCCGTCACCACGGAAGCCATCCCATGA
- a CDS encoding dihydrodipicolinate synthase family protein has translation MTASARAPRYQGIFPVVPTIFHENGELDLEGQKRCLDFMIDAGVDGLCILANFSEQFSLSDEEREVLTRTALTHVAGRVPVIVTTTHYGTGVCATRSRRAQDLGAAMVMIMPPYHGATFRVPEAQIHEFYARVSDAIDIPIMVQDAPASGTVLSAPFLARMAQEIEHLAYFKIEVPGAASKLRELIRLGGAAIEGPWDGEEAITLLADLDAGATGAMTGGGFPDGIRPILVAHREGKADLAFELYQRWLPLINHENRQGGILTAKALMKAGGVIACDAGRHPFPPMHPEVRRGLLDIARRLDPLVLRWAR, from the coding sequence ATGACTGCTTCCGCTCGCGCCCCGCGCTACCAAGGCATCTTCCCCGTGGTGCCGACCATCTTCCACGAGAACGGCGAACTCGACCTCGAAGGCCAGAAACGCTGCCTGGATTTCATGATCGACGCCGGCGTGGATGGCCTGTGCATCCTGGCCAACTTCTCCGAGCAGTTCTCGCTCTCCGACGAAGAGCGCGAAGTTCTGACCCGCACGGCGCTGACGCATGTGGCCGGGCGCGTACCCGTGATCGTCACCACCACCCACTACGGCACCGGGGTCTGCGCGACCCGCAGCCGGCGCGCGCAGGACCTGGGCGCGGCCATGGTGATGATCATGCCGCCCTACCACGGCGCCACTTTCCGCGTGCCCGAGGCGCAGATCCACGAGTTCTACGCGCGGGTCTCCGACGCCATCGACATTCCCATCATGGTGCAAGATGCGCCCGCCAGCGGCACGGTGCTGTCGGCCCCCTTCCTCGCGCGCATGGCGCAGGAGATCGAGCACCTGGCCTACTTCAAGATCGAAGTGCCCGGCGCGGCGAGCAAGCTGCGCGAGCTGATCCGCCTGGGCGGCGCGGCCATCGAAGGCCCCTGGGACGGCGAGGAGGCCATCACGCTGCTGGCCGACCTGGACGCAGGCGCCACCGGTGCCATGACGGGCGGCGGCTTTCCCGACGGCATCCGCCCCATCCTCGTGGCCCACCGCGAAGGCAAGGCCGACCTGGCGTTCGAGCTGTACCAGCGCTGGCTGCCCCTGATCAACCACGAGAACCGGCAGGGTGGCATCCTCACCGCCAAGGCCTTGATGAAGGCCGGCGGCGTGATCGCCTGCGACGCGGGCCGCCACCCCTTCCCGCCCATGCACCCCGAGGTGCGCCGCGGCCTGCTGGACATCGCACGCCGGCTTGATCCGCTGGTGCTGCGCTGGGCACGCTGA